The genomic stretch GCCCGTGGTCTTCTACGACAAGTGCGTGGGGTGCGGCGCGTGCGCGAGGGCCTGCCCGAGGGACGTCATAGAGATGCACCCCGAGGAACACAAACTCTTCGTCTACTGCAAGAACAGGGACAAGGGCGGGGCGGCGAAGAAGGCCTGCAAGGTGGCGTGCATCGCCTGCACGCTCTGCGCCAAGGACTGCCCGGAAGAGGGCG from Thermodesulfobacteriota bacterium encodes the following:
- a CDS encoding 4Fe-4S binding protein, yielding PVVFYDKCVGCGACARACPRDVIEMHPEEHKLFVYCKNRDKGGAAKKACKVACIACTLCAKDCPEEGGITMEDNLAVVHYETCPQTDDPIKRCPTKCIFFDEEVKMTRESYYASSRKEAV